The Anaerolineae bacterium genome contains the following window.
GCCGCCTATCTGGAAACCATTTCCTGGGAGCGCCTCGGCGCCCAACATGCGGAGGTGTACCGCCGTATTGCCGGCGGCAGGGAGGCGCGCCGTGCTGGAGGGTGAGAGCATCCTCTGCTTCGCGCCCGACCTCTGGAGCGATATCTGGCGCAACCGGCACCACCTGCTGACGGTGTTCGCCGAGCGAAACAGGGTGCTGTACGTGGAGCCGCGCACCTATTTGCGGGAGACCGTGCAAGCACTGCTGGCCGGCCGTTTCCCCTGGCGCGATATCTGGCGGGAGCGGGTGACGCAGGTGCGGCCCAACCTGTACGTCTATCACAACCTGCCCTATGCGCCTATCAGCGGGCGCTTCCCCCTGCGGGAGCTGGCCGCCGGCCTGCGCCGGCATTCCTTGCGCCGGCAGATGCGCCGGCTGGGTATGTCTCAGCCCATCCTGTGGCTGTGCCGGCCAGAAATGTCCGACCTCATCGGGCAGTGGGGGGAAAAGCTGGTGCTGTATCATGTGGTGGACGAGTACTCCGCCTATGAAGGGGTGGCAGACCGGGAGGCAGTGCGCCGGCGCGAGCGAGAACTGCTCCAGCGCGCCGATGTGGTCATCACCACGGCGCCGGCGCTGTACGAGAGCAAGCGCCCCTTTAACCGCCATACCTACTTGGTGCCGAATGCGGTGCATTACGAGACCTTTGCGGAGGTCATGCGGCGGGACACGCCACTGCCGGCGGATATGGCCGGCCTGCCGCGGCCGCTGATCGGGTATGTGGGCGCCGTCAATGCCAAGCTGGACCTGCGCTATTTCAGCGCCATCGCCGAGGCCTACCCGAGGGCCTCGGTGGTCATCGTCGGGCCGCTGAGCGTGCCGGCCGAGGATCCGGAACTGCGCCGCCTGCGCGCCATGCCCAACGTACATTTCCTCGGCCAAAAGCCGGTGGAGCTGGTGCCGCACTATAT
Protein-coding sequences here:
- a CDS encoding glycosyltransferase; its protein translation is MLEGESILCFAPDLWSDIWRNRHHLLTVFAERNRVLYVEPRTYLRETVQALLAGRFPWRDIWRERVTQVRPNLYVYHNLPYAPISGRFPLRELAAGLRRHSLRRQMRRLGMSQPILWLCRPEMSDLIGQWGEKLVLYHVVDEYSAYEGVADREAVRRRERELLQRADVVITTAPALYESKRPFNRHTYLVPNAVHYETFAEVMRRDTPLPADMAGLPRPLIGYVGAVNAKLDLRYFSAIAEAYPRASVVIVGPLSVPAEDPELRRLRAMPNVHFLGQKPVELVPHYIKALDVCLLPYRLNEWTRNISSLKLYEYMACEKPVVASDVPAARQYAELVHIVGGPAEAVPAVAQALADHPEDIRRRQRQVAQENTWHRRAETISDIIAGVLEEKRRRAM